CCTACGTCATCCAGAATGCACCTAGTTACCACATATTCGGCCCCAAGCTCTTAAGACTCAAGACAAGCGTAATGGCtatatctttataattttgcacctttttatttctttctatagCATTTTAGAACTTTAAACTGATCCTATATAAGCTccttagttttttcttttgtaattcacgaatcattttataaaataaattaggtttttgacaaaaaaattgtgCACAACAAACTCACCCATAACATGGATCAACATAGAAGCTAcattctcatatatatatatatttatttcttatttggTCACTCGACATGTGCACAACTAGCGCCAATTCCAAGAGCTCTTCACACAGCTTACTATCAACTCTCATCTATCtctattttacaaatttctgCAACACAAAGACCCAAAGAGCATTATAAAGAGATGTCCaccaaaaatgtttaattttggGGGAATGCTTAGCTTCCATAGATATTGAAAGAGGCTGACTGATGGcttgttattaattattgaagCTGTTGAAGATTATTCAAAGCTAGAGTTCTAACAGTATAAGTGATTACTTACACTTTCCTATTTAGTATCTTTTGGTATGTATTCATGAGATATATAATCTGGTGCCTGAAAGAAAATGTctgatttaataaaattataaaacgaATGTCCTCtgggtctatatatatatattaactgaTTAAGCATGCGCTCGTTTCACTTGTTAGTTCATTGAACAAATTTATCTTTGAATCTCAAGCCAGGGACATGTACACTATTTCCTCTAGTAGACCTTGATAGAGTAGTAGGTGACATGTTATCATACTATACAAGGATCTAACTAGTAAGTACCATCTGCTCTAACCTATTTTATAAATTGAGCTAGCAGCTTGTTACCTAAATGCAAGAAATGCAAAGATAGAAAATTAAATCTAAGAGATTTGCGCAACATAATGGATCTTAGCTCAAAGAGTTGCTTCAAGATATTGAAAACTTAGGATTTTGTGTCTCATAAGGATGTATTTCTATGTAGGAAAACATAAGTGAACCCGAGTTGACCTGCTCTCGTCGGATCAAACCCACATTCATTGAGAGTCAACTTCCTCAATCGATCGCATCGTTAATTCTAAAACATGGGTTGTGGTTCAATCTTATTCAGTTATTTGAGTTCTATAATGATGCTTAAATTATTCTATATTCgattatttgtttcttcaagtCATGTTTCTCTACGAATTATCCTAATGATTgatgcttttgttttatagtttcAAATTGTTTGTCACATTAACTTCTTAAAAAATTCTTGCAATTAGAACACAAAAAACCCATATTCTTATCTTAGCTTAATTAATTCAACTCTCGCATATTTTTAGTATGAGAATCTGGTATATGTGGATTTGATCCCTCAAATACTATTTTGAACTGTTGTGCACTGTGTATATCTAAAAGTAAAACCTAAGAATATCAGTAAGTTTGAAGGCAACACTTCAATTGGCcaacttaatttatttttcattcaaacaagaatgaaaacttaaagaataaacaaaattagggATCTAAATCTCATATGGAAATATTCTGGAAAGAATAAGCTGAAATggtcaaattcaaaattgaaagaatTGTGATTATGGAAATATTAGCACCcctattattaaaatttgatacaTTATTGCAATATTAACTAAAAGATAAgtacagaaacaaaatctgaaatctcTTTGATATCTTATAATCAAAAGGTTAAagtaaatgataaaatattaaaacaatgttttttattagtagccttaatttgttatttaaaattatagtaaTCTATGGTCAATATGTTTCTATGTAGTGATAATAAAAATGAGTATATGGTAGTCAAATGAATCATTAATGTATGAAGTTTgaatacataaataataacattgacagcaaaaaataatatagaaattCCATAATAGgtgttcaaaaagaaaagaaaaattacataatccacctattttatatttatgtcCTTTAAAACTACCACCACAAATCCttaatttgtataaatagagattgatttatatatatacatatatatatatatatatatatatatatatatatatatatacgtaaaCTTTTATTCATATGCCTGctgtgatattttttttttaaaacaaaagagtgattttttggaattatttaatatatagaataatTCTACAAATTTATCTACATTATATTTTGCTAAAATTGAATTGGGTCTTGCACTTTATTAGGAATATTTGATTCATGCACTGTAGTCTTCCCTTCAtggaaattgagaaaataaaatatttctttcttaatttaaaataaaatatgaaatattttaaaataaattaatttatagaaaatccTATCTTGacactatatatatcattgttACATGAtagaatttataaaacataaaacagcAGCCATATAGGCTATCTTTgctacaaagaaaacaaaggtaTGTTCCTTTTTATCTTGTAGATTTGTAAGAACTTATTTTTCTcgcttttgttttcaattccGCAATAGATTTGtaaaaaatcattacaatAGTCCAAAAAACAAGTTCGtgtagaagaaaaatgtatgTGTCTTTTTATCTTGTAGATCTGTAAGAACTTATATTTCTATCACTATTGTAGAAGTAAAAACTACAGATCTGTTTAGTTTATGTATAGATCTGCGCAAAACACCAGTTTGACACACATATATTTCTCTCCTTTGTTCTCATGTAATTGTTCATTTATCTTATAGATAAGCTAAGTAATTCTCAACCTAAATACTAACATATTCTACTacaattattaaacaaaaagatcCAAACAAACAGCattaataatcatattagCATTTAGATCTTCTTTAAAAACAACtatgaaaactgaaaacagtTTCAGATTATCAATAgaacaaaagattttgtttttcaaaaagcGAGGGCAACGGTTGTTAacggtttttgttttaatttaaacttAAGAAAATCATCTTACCTTTTCGATATTACATATCAAATAATCATGTTATTCTTTAATTATAATTGATGTTGAGGTTtcctaataatttttttttatcaagaatATTCGATCATATTGAATTATAGTATctagaaaaatttaatttcgttcgatttttgttgttgttaatagGACCTGAGAAGAGACATCAAGAAAGATGGAAGATGAGATGAGGAAGCTGTACAGTTGTGCTATTTGCAACAATTTGTTTGACCATGCCACAGCCCTGAAGCGATGCAACCACATCTGTGAGCCCTCATTCCCTCTAGTtacattatttgtttattacatttattttcattgtaTTTTGCTTTGGTCCTTTAACTATCGTATTCGCCTTACTagttattgtttttgtaattgagGATTAGTCTgatttctttcatatatatctatCTCATTAGTTGTTTCCCACCTTAAATTCTTCTAAGATTAGAGTTAATTTGTGTGAgccttttatgttttattttctttgtatataactctttaatcttttatttgCATATAACTCTTCAAACTCGTTCTTCTCCTTAGATTTACAGTTCACTACAATACATATATGTTCTTGgcgtttgacaaaaaaaagacatatatgTTCTTGGCTTTAATCATttgattcatatttatttataaatctacttgttttgattgaaatatctacattttttcaaatttatttcaCTAGCTtaacctattttttttttattaaatcttTGTAAACAGTTTGCTTTAGATGCATTTATGGCAAAATAACAGAACATGACTGGAAATGTTGTCCTGTATGCTATGTTGAATTGGGTCCGGATCCTCTCAAGATACTAAGGTACTCactattatatattttatctgaAACATTTTtgagattcatttttttttatcttactAGTTCTTGGGTTTTTATTGTTCTGTGAAATATCGCTTCATTGTATTTACATTTCCCCCTTATttcatctatattttttaactaaacaatataaagtCTAGCTTATTgctttaaaataaagaaaaatgtacaCTGTttaaatttagggtttagttttcagaatttgaaattatatttttagattGAAAATACAATTGTGTTAattatgttatgttttcttaataactcatatattatttgagaacacaattgttttttgaactaattttataatttgtatgACAGGCATGACGACCCCCTTTTATTGTCCATGGAAAGTAACAACTTCATTCGTGAACATGACGTTGAGGACACAGGATCATATCAGGAAGAGTCGGAGACGGAATCTGAGAGTTCTGAAGATGAGGAGACAGAATCCGATGATATGGAGACAGGTTCTGAATGTGACGAGCCAAGGCCTTGAATCTATCGTTCaacattctatttttattctaAAGTATTCGCaaatgttatgttttaaaCAATCTCTTTCGGACTCAAACTTGATTTGCTTTTCagtattttctttctaaacaaTCTCTTTTGGACTCAAACTTAATTTGATTATATGCACTTTATTATTGATTTGGAGAGGATcgtttagaatttttattaaaataaatgtaagCAACTATAtatcgttttaaaaaaaattaatcagctactatttattaaaaagttaatcaactataatttcttttaacaaCTCAATATTCAAACGTGATTTGGTTACGAAggtttatatatcttttcttaTTCGAAGGTATTGCAATAAATTGGAAAAcgttacaactttttttttcttttaagtttttatataagCGAACGTatttataaatacattatgaataagtgtatatatattatgaaatatGACTTTTATATCGATCCAAGGTACTAGATATATGTGGCTGAGCAACTATGCTGAATTGGATTAGCAATGTGGTTTATATGAATGAGAAATTAGACTTATGTGAACAAGCTACAAAGATTATTACATGAACGAGTGATTAGGTTTACGAGGATGAGGAATGTAGAGTTGACAGAAAAATTGTAGGTTTTGTAATTTACCAGGGTATCTCTAACTccagtttattttttttcttaactctaCTATAGAATAAAACTCTTTCTAACCCTACTCTATATCTCATTCCAAAATAGAATACATAATCTATATTTGGAGTAACtagatttgtatttttcttatttattagATAGAATTTGAGTAAAAAAACGAGTGATATAGAAagtttttactcttttttaaaaatgaaatacaaTGGAGATGGTGTTAGTTAATATGTGAACATTGTTTGCCGCGGAACTATATTGTGTTTGTACATATGtttatagatttattttttcattgaaTGATTGTCAATCACtcatgtaagttttttttttagggcAAAATAAACTCAACCATTCAAATTAGAAATGTGCGATTTTTTTCCAAGGAAAAACTAGTCCGGTGTAGAAAAACCTATATGGGAAAAAATGGAACCACATGAATGTGTCTTTTTACAAAGCAGTCAGCACGGGTGTTGTTACAACATCGAATAAATGacaaagtaaaagaagaaaagatagtTTCAAAGAGCTAAAATCTTCTAATTCTGGCGTGACGGCAAGCCACTCATCGAAAGTGTCTAATAAATTAGTTAACTCCTTGCAACATTaaaaagagacagagaaataAGAGATCTCATTGTGGAGAGAAGAGACTCAAACTCTACATGAAGAGGTGATAAGCAGCAGCCAAAACTCTTCAAACCAAGATAAGATATTAAACCATTTGAGCtaacaaaccaacaaatatCACTTAGAGTGCATGAATTTAGCAAAGAACCAGCTCTTGATAGACCAAGATAAGATACCAAACCATTTGAGCCAACAATCCAACCAATACCACTTAGAGTGCATGAATCTACCAAAGAACCATCTACTCGATAGACAAAAGAGTCTATTGAAAAAGGGGTTTGGACTGCGGGTTGTTGAAGCGATTAGGGGTCAAGGATTGTCTCACGGGCTCTCGCTATATGGAAAGATTTTGCTTCCTTTGATGCGTGTTGGAACATATCTAAGGTGGGTATCCTTGTTCTCAAAACCTTAGTGTTACGATCCTTCCAAATGAACCACATGATACAAGGGAAATTCTAGATATTCTCCTCTCGGCCTCCTAATTCCTTCGCTCTTCAAAATAGATGGTCTAGATTCTCAAACAGAGAAGACGAGGAAATCAAGATAAAGACTAAACCTGGAAAGCAGGAGGACACTCAACTAAAACATGGTTAATAATTTCCTCGTCCATCCCACATCAGAGGCACAAATGATTAGTTCCTAGATGACAATCAGCTAGTCGTTAGCACGTTGCTAGGTAGCCCCTGAAAGTTTTCCATAGAAAgcgtttgttttttcttgaagtTTGGATCTTCCATGATTGTTCATGTAGAGTCGTAACGATAAGTCCCTGAATGTGAGGTATGTCTTCTTGTGACATaagttcttgaatcttttctACCTTCTAAGCTTTCGACACATGGTTGATTAGCTCAATGACAAAGAAGTTTGGGTAAGTGCTAGTGAGCTTACTTTTGGTTGGACATGCCGGTGTGGTTGGGATCCATGGGTCGCTCTAAACTCGAGTATCAAAGCTTGATTGAATGTTTTTCCTCATCCCAGATAGAAGGAGTTTTCTAGCCGCTAGCATGCTCCGCCATCCATATAGGAGGGAAGATAAGATCTTTTGACATAGAGAGGGCCAAAGTATATGAAATATTGACCCCTAACTACCAAGGCTAGAAAAGAGTTGGGGTACCAATCCCCCTAAAACACCATAAATGAACTAAACCACACATCTATTCAAgagaaaactaacaaaaataccacattttgtcttcttttttttctaactgAAATACCAGCTTTTAATCTCTGAATTAATTAAGGAAAATATCAATACATATGTTGATAGGAATGAATAATTAAGTATCTATacatactttttcttaattaggtGGGTAAGATAGAGAGTGatgttttgacatttttacCCTTGTCTTCTACACACATAATTgtcttttttctctccttcatATTATCTGAATATTATTGACATTATTTCCGGTAATTTTTTGGTGTAATCTCCGATCACCGTCTCTCTTCCAAACTCTCCTCTTTCTTCGTTGTCACCTCTATTTCTTCACAAACGAATTCTATATCTAAGTCTCTATTTGGATCATCAACTTCATCGTTTTTACATGCAACACACAATCATCAccaaataattaacaaaactagAGAGTTggaaaagaaatacaaaaacaaggaaaagatAGAGAAATATTACACGAGTTTGGGATGGACTAAACTTTTAATTTGATGAATTGGGGGTGAAAATCATGGTTTTGTAATCTAAAGTGAAGATGGAGAGGACATAGAGAGAGATAGGAAACGAAGAGAaggaaaacgaagaagttCAACGTCCATGATAACTAATAAGTTAACGGtgataaacaaattatcatgataaataaataaaccaatGCATAAATTAACATATTACGAGAATAGATAATTGCTAATCTATTAGTTACCGAATGTtaacatgataaaaaaaaattttgttatgTATAATAGTTATCTATAATGTAATATACAATTTACCACTTTAAAAGACATGTTAGGGTGATAACTAAATTGTTAATGTATAAGTTAAcagtaataattaaattaccaaaataaataaagatgtttatatataatacatattctataataaatgatttaacACGAGAAACATGATTTGACGTAAGATGATTAGTGCTTTCACCTTGCTACTGTTTTTCAAAGACGTGTTTATCAtactaatcaaataaattaactaCCTAAACTTGAAACCgccaaaattcattttttgttgttgcatataattgtttttttgatatttttattgttaacgTGTATATTTGATGAAGGGTATTTTTGGCATTAATTTGAGTTAGATGAAAGAGAACTAAATAACAAATCTTCATAGtcagattctttatttttcattcttttgagTATAGATATTTAAATCATGTGTTTGTacctaattttctttaatgaaCAATTAAAACATCATGTGTTTGTacctaattttctttaatgaaCAATTAAAACATTATGTCATTATATGTTTGTacctaattttctttaattaacaattaaaacaTCATGTGTTTGTACCTAATTTTCcattaattaacaattaaaacaTCATGTGTTTGTacctaattttcttttttaccctattttattagtttttgattAGTAATATATAAGAAGATAATATACTAGTTTTAAATGTTATTGTGAGGAACAACTGTACAAGGAGGAACAAATCAACTACTAaatttttggtgttctttGTGACATTTTAAAGCAACATACCATTACAAAACAAGGATcactgtaattttttttttatttatgaaaatgattatttaattaatcCTAACCTAACTATGCATGAGTGGATTCGATGTATCTCGAGAATTTATGGATCCAAAAACTCAACCATACAAGAGGGAATTTCTAGGAAATTTTCTCCAATGTCGAATTCCAAATTCTCGGTCCCGCTAAAAAAGGAAGTCGAAATTATAAAAGAGAGAGTACCTTAGAAAAACATTCCCGAATATGGGAACGATTAATGACCCCatataaaattgatatttttggcAGAAATCCCTTTATCCAAATAAgatgaatttgtttaaaaaatttggatgattaataaaataaagaattatttatttacctctatcttatgttttgattatgtatttcacatattatatattaaaatactATAACTTTAAcatattgatatataaacaaaatattatcatatttCTTATCTATAACCATATCGAGttttagagatttttaaatGTATTGGATTTGACCATTCTAACTGTATCTAGTTATATAGCTTCCTAACTATATCAAATTTAGGTTGTTCCTAATTGtatcgaattaaatatttaaaacagtaaaaaagactttacaaaaatttatttatgctTATTTATGGTTTACTTAgtaaatgttttcatttaaatCTTGAATCCTATTTGCAAACACTTCTCGGTTTTTGTCCGATCTATGTCACGACCATCTTCATATCAACTGTCCCAATCTCTATTCACATGGGATGAGATCATTACTACAGTTTAATTGTGTAGATGGTTATAGTCCGGCTTGTAGTTTTAGTGACCTTGATACAATCCAATCCACTCGTCTTCCTAGAGATCTGAATCCTCATTATAGAACAATCTCCGtgtgttttctgattttgaatGGCAACCTAATCTTAGTCATTAGTGGTATATGAAAAATTTGTCCATCATGTCTTCTCTAGGAAAAACTGTTTCTCATCCTCTCGTGTAATAGAGAGAACGTTTGTACAGATTTATCCATGGTTCCCCACTATTAAGGTGAGAACCTGACAAAGACTCTTAGCTGCTTTGATATGGTTCATGCTGGCAACCATTAAGGCGAATGATCTTCTCTCAACATGACAAGCTCTTTTGAAAGTGACTAGTTATAAACTCTTAGAAATTTTGGCGGAAGTGTCTTTGACACATCATGAACTCACTTGTGACATGTTGCTATGCAACTTCGCTTCCAAATTTCTATGATCCTACTGTCCAATTTAATGTTTACCATATCTATTGTTccaattattatataaacttttatttcattattcttATTATATCTCATCATGAGATTGATGAACTTGTAACTTTTGTCCCTTTTCTAATCATAATACCCAGAACCGAAAATCCAAATCGAAAACCCCGAAAAATAACCGAACCGAACACGAAtccgatttttaaaattatctgAATAGGGCGTACACTTCACTATCCAAAAAAACCCGAACCGAATCCGAAGCAAATCTATTACCCGTGGATATCcgaatataaatataaacttaaaaatattagttatatatatatttataatatctCAAACacctaaaattaaaattataaatcccAATATACTAAATTTTTTAGTGATGCATATACATTTGGATTACACGACCATGCAAGTTAACATTGTCTGGATCATAATTCtagtaaaaaatataaaacgaaaagCGAATAATTAGACTATTGCAtgttaaaaactcaaaaagaaaaaagattgaaactttttttatttaatactaTAAATTATGCAGAAAGTGGCATATTTAGATACTAGTCTGTTGACCACATTCTGACAACAAGCTAGCTGATATGTCGGGACGGCTGCAATTCCTTTTTTATTagtggagaaaaaaacaaaaaaaatacccgaaagagaaaaaaaagatagagatgGAGAATCACACGACCATGAAAGTTTCAT
This sequence is a window from Arabidopsis thaliana chromosome 1 sequence. Protein-coding genes within it:
- a CDS encoding zinc finger, C3HC4 type (RING finger) protein, with amino-acid sequence MEDEMRKLYSCAICNNLFDHATALKRCNHIFCFRCIYGKITEHDWKCCPVCYVELGPDPLKILRHDDPLLLSMESNNFIREHDVEDTGSYQEESETESESSEDEETESDDMETGSECDEPRP
- a CDS encoding zinc finger, C3HC4 type (RING finger) protein (unknown protein; Has 5 Blast hits to 5 proteins in 2 species: Archae - 0; Bacteria - 0; Metazoa - 0; Fungi - 0; Plants - 5; Viruses - 0; Other Eukaryotes - 0 (source: NCBI BLink).) yields the protein MESNNFIREHDVEDTGSYQEESETESESSEDEETESDDMETGSECDEPRP